The Paenibacillus sophorae genome has a segment encoding these proteins:
- a CDS encoding ATP-binding cassette domain-containing protein, with protein MAIQLQQVSYTYAQRSLWRQTALHGIDLDLPQGSIVGIAGSTGSGKSTLLQLFNGILRPTQGKVSVLDITLHAGEKTPKLLPLRRRVGLVFQFPEQQMFAETVEKDLCFGPLNFGMSPDEARERARRAMLDMGLDLALLERNPFRLSGGQMRKAAIASVLAADPEIIVLDEPTASLDPASRKELIGLLTSLCRERGRTVIVVTHRMDELLPYADLWVILNQGRAVFQGGVKELAADPSLLTRCGLAVPDSLRYWRAVADRLGLENEAPRLTAEGLAELIVSRSGKSAACAGQEGAGHE; from the coding sequence ATGGCCATTCAACTGCAGCAAGTAAGCTATACCTATGCGCAGCGGAGCTTGTGGCGGCAAACTGCGCTGCACGGCATCGATCTCGACCTTCCCCAAGGGTCCATAGTCGGCATTGCCGGATCGACAGGGTCGGGTAAATCGACGCTGCTTCAATTATTCAATGGAATCCTGAGGCCGACGCAGGGAAAGGTATCGGTTCTGGATATTACGCTCCATGCCGGAGAGAAGACGCCCAAGCTGCTGCCGCTGCGGCGGCGGGTCGGGCTGGTCTTCCAATTTCCGGAGCAGCAGATGTTCGCGGAGACGGTGGAGAAGGATCTGTGCTTCGGTCCGCTCAATTTCGGCATGAGCCCGGATGAGGCGCGGGAGCGAGCGCGCCGGGCAATGCTTGACATGGGGCTGGACCTTGCGCTGCTTGAACGCAATCCTTTCCGCCTCAGCGGCGGACAAATGCGCAAGGCGGCCATCGCTTCGGTGCTGGCCGCGGACCCGGAGATTATCGTGCTGGACGAGCCGACAGCGTCGCTGGACCCGGCCAGCCGCAAGGAACTGATCGGACTGCTTACGAGTCTGTGCCGGGAACGCGGGCGGACTGTCATTGTCGTCACTCACCGGATGGACGAGCTTCTGCCTTATGCCGACCTCTGGGTGATTCTTAACCAGGGCCGCGCGGTCTTCCAAGGCGGTGTGAAGGAGTTGGCCGCGGACCCTTCCCTGCTCACGCGCTGCGGTCTGGCGGTGCCGGACTCGCTCCGCTACTGGCGGGCGGTTGCGGACCGGCTTGGCCTTGAGAACGAAGCCCCCCGGCTGACGGCGGAAGGGCTGGCGGAGCTGATTGTCTCCAGAAGCGGGAAAAGTGCCGCTTGCGCGGGGCAAGAGGGGGCCGGCCATGAATGA
- a CDS encoding ATP-binding cassette domain-containing protein: protein MNEMNGTRHSAEHGPDAIVLKDVSFGYDPENPILQGISLCIPKGQWVGLVGASGSGKSTLVKLLNALLPKSAGEIAVCGEVLSEESVPSIRRKIGMVFQNPDNQFVGETVEEDILFGLEGLCLSREEMDRRLHLYAGKLGVSGLMAKHPGELSGGQKQRVAIASILAMEPGVVIFDEASSMLDEESRNGLLSILRDMHAEGYTILMITHDADEIMASQRVLALSGSGLAGDMTPAELFRSRELMEECRLRAPYAWELSRELEARGLTIGVPASEKELVETLWPFNCSK, encoded by the coding sequence ATGAACGAAATGAACGGAACGCGGCATTCCGCAGAGCACGGCCCAGACGCCATTGTGCTGAAGGACGTGTCTTTCGGCTATGACCCGGAGAATCCGATCCTGCAGGGGATCTCGCTTTGCATCCCGAAGGGGCAATGGGTTGGCCTGGTAGGCGCGAGCGGATCAGGCAAATCGACGCTGGTGAAGCTGCTCAATGCGCTGCTTCCCAAAAGCGCCGGCGAAATTGCCGTTTGCGGCGAGGTGCTGAGTGAAGAAAGCGTCCCAAGCATCCGCCGGAAGATCGGCATGGTGTTTCAGAATCCGGACAACCAGTTCGTCGGGGAGACGGTGGAGGAGGATATCCTTTTCGGCCTGGAAGGGCTGTGTTTGTCCCGGGAGGAGATGGACCGGCGTCTGCATCTGTACGCCGGCAAGCTCGGGGTTTCCGGACTGATGGCCAAGCACCCTGGAGAGCTGTCCGGAGGGCAGAAGCAGCGGGTCGCGATTGCATCCATCCTTGCCATGGAGCCGGGCGTCGTCATTTTTGACGAGGCCTCTTCCATGTTGGACGAAGAGAGCCGGAACGGGCTGCTGAGCATTTTGCGGGACATGCATGCCGAAGGGTATACGATTCTCATGATTACGCATGATGCCGATGAGATTATGGCCTCGCAGCGCGTGCTCGCGCTGAGCGGAAGCGGGCTGGCGGGGGATATGACACCTGCCGAGCTGTTCCGCAGCCGCGAGCTGATGGAAGAGTGCCGCTTGCGCGCGCCGTATGCCTGGGAGCTGAGCCGCGAGCTCGAGGCGCGGGGCCTTACAATCGGCGTTCCCGCCAGTGAAAAGGAGCTTGTAGAAACACTATGGCCATTCAACTGCAGCAAGTAA
- a CDS encoding energy-coupling factor transporter transmembrane component T family protein, with product MNERLLLGRSIETGSWIHKLDPRSKLIGMLLYVAAILLSRSWPAMALLALFSVTVAASTRIPLKYYLKAAKPLRYLMLFIFIVQLLSVKEGAVWLTLGSYFLHEEGLRLGAFAVIRTFLLVAFTALLTFTTTPARLNQGMEGILSPLRFTGLSPGRFTLMVSLALRFIPTILDEAQIILKAQASRGADLSELPLKEKGRMLVTLLVPVIAGAFRRAQDLVYSMEARGFQMDAPRSRYHRLRWGWADTFFIAMFILLGVAAAIL from the coding sequence ATGAATGAGCGTTTGCTGCTCGGCAGAAGCATTGAGACCGGCTCCTGGATACATAAGCTGGACCCGCGTTCTAAGCTCATCGGCATGCTGCTGTACGTCGCCGCCATTTTGCTGTCCCGGTCTTGGCCGGCCATGGCGCTGCTTGCCTTATTCTCGGTGACGGTGGCGGCTTCAACCCGGATTCCGCTGAAATATTATTTGAAGGCGGCCAAGCCGCTGCGGTATTTAATGCTGTTTATTTTTATCGTTCAGCTGTTGTCGGTCAAGGAAGGGGCGGTATGGCTGACGCTTGGTTCTTACTTCCTTCACGAGGAGGGGCTCAGGCTCGGCGCGTTCGCGGTAATCCGCACATTCCTGCTGGTTGCCTTTACTGCTCTGTTAACGTTCACGACCACTCCCGCCCGTCTGAACCAAGGGATGGAGGGGATCTTGTCGCCGCTCAGGTTCACCGGACTTTCTCCGGGCCGCTTTACGCTGATGGTCAGCCTCGCCCTGCGGTTCATACCGACCATTCTGGACGAGGCGCAGATTATTCTAAAGGCGCAGGCCTCGCGGGGCGCCGATCTCAGTGAGCTTCCGCTGAAAGAGAAGGGCCGGATGCTGGTGACGCTGCTTGTGCCCGTCATTGCCGGAGCGTTCCGGCGTGCCCAGGATCTGGTCTACTCCATGGAAGCGCGCGGCTTCCAAATGGATGCCCCCCGTTCGCGGTATCACCGCCTGAGGTGGGGCTGGGCCGATACTTTTTTTATCGCTATGTTCATTCTGCTGGGCGTTGCCGCAGCTATCCTGTAA
- a CDS encoding Gx transporter family protein: MGLSNSESSQALKRTVIVAIFSAVAVVLGIVEAQIPLSAMGLMPGAKLGFANIMILTCIYFLRGRDAFMLVILKTLLTAFILGTFSSLLFSLFGSLLSFIVMFLLMKGGRMQLSLIGVSIAGSIAHNIGQLAAASMVMGTTSIMYYLPILLVTGIVTGVAVGYAVRYLVSSLSQISLFEEFLR; the protein is encoded by the coding sequence ATGGGTTTGTCCAATAGCGAATCAAGCCAGGCGCTGAAGAGAACGGTGATTGTCGCCATTTTTTCCGCGGTGGCTGTAGTGCTCGGCATTGTGGAGGCGCAGATTCCTCTGTCCGCGATGGGACTTATGCCGGGGGCGAAGCTGGGCTTTGCCAACATTATGATTCTGACCTGCATCTATTTTTTGCGCGGGCGCGACGCCTTTATGCTTGTTATCCTGAAAACGCTTCTTACCGCATTTATCCTGGGTACCTTCTCCAGTCTGCTGTTCAGCCTGTTCGGCTCGCTGCTCAGCTTCATAGTCATGTTCCTGCTGATGAAGGGAGGGCGCATGCAGCTGAGCCTGATCGGGGTCAGTATCGCGGGAAGCATCGCACATAACATCGGGCAACTGGCGGCGGCCTCCATGGTGATGGGGACCACGAGCATAATGTATTATCTGCCGATCCTGCTCGTGACCGGGATTGTCACCGGAGTTGCGGTCGGTTATGCGGTTCGCTATCTGGTGTCCTCGTTGTCCCAAATATCGCTGTTCGAGGAATTTTTACGCTAA